In bacterium, one DNA window encodes the following:
- the glgA gene encoding glycogen synthase GlgA translates to MTIVFAASEMVPFCKTGGLADVIGALPSGLADLGHDVHVMLPGYRVIDKSKYSFRRHAGTPVIPVGNRHMPLGISTAKYNRVAVHLLENDEYFNRAGLYGDENGDYGDNGGRFIFFSRAVIEAMKHLRIRPDIIHAHDWQAGLVIAYLKTVYRNDPFFGNTGSLFTIHNLGYQGLFPYDVFAQSGIPPVEYHWTKLEFYNKVSFIKGGIVYADAVSTVSETYADEITGRELGFGLDGLFTSRKHDLYGIVNGIDYEVWNPSTDAGIPARYSPENLSGKEICRDGLLRACGLKAGKTVPVVAMISRLDDQKGFDILESSVGKLMNFNIRLVILGTGTKDHQETMIRLTERYPRHIHIALMFDNSLAHLIYAGADAFLMPSRYEPCGLGQLIAMRYGTLPVVRATGGLADTVIDEDRYPGSGTGFSFGNYSSDALVDAVSRAVRMFRSPGRQRWQETVKRAMTADFSWKKSAVSYQTLYERIRNSRC, encoded by the coding sequence ATGACCATAGTGTTCGCAGCATCCGAGATGGTGCCCTTCTGCAAGACCGGCGGTCTTGCCGATGTGATCGGCGCCCTTCCTTCCGGGCTTGCGGATTTGGGGCACGATGTCCATGTCATGCTGCCGGGATACCGCGTCATCGATAAATCGAAGTATTCCTTCCGCAGACATGCGGGAACCCCGGTCATACCGGTGGGAAACCGTCACATGCCGCTCGGTATTTCCACTGCGAAGTATAACAGGGTCGCCGTCCACCTCCTCGAAAACGACGAATATTTCAACCGGGCAGGACTCTATGGCGATGAAAACGGCGATTACGGCGACAACGGCGGGCGTTTCATCTTCTTCTCGCGGGCAGTGATCGAAGCCATGAAACACCTCCGGATACGGCCGGACATCATCCATGCCCACGACTGGCAGGCGGGTCTGGTCATTGCATATCTTAAAACCGTGTACCGCAACGACCCGTTTTTCGGGAATACCGGCTCGCTGTTCACCATCCACAACCTCGGCTACCAGGGACTTTTCCCTTACGATGTCTTCGCTCAAAGCGGAATCCCGCCTGTTGAATACCACTGGACAAAGCTCGAATTTTATAACAAGGTTTCGTTTATCAAGGGCGGGATAGTCTATGCCGATGCGGTATCGACAGTCAGCGAAACCTATGCGGACGAGATTACCGGCAGGGAGCTCGGATTCGGTCTCGACGGTCTGTTCACTTCCCGGAAACACGATCTGTACGGCATCGTCAACGGCATCGATTACGAGGTATGGAATCCTTCCACCGATGCGGGTATTCCCGCACGGTACAGCCCGGAAAATCTTTCGGGGAAAGAAATCTGCCGCGACGGTCTGCTCAGGGCATGCGGTCTTAAAGCCGGGAAAACAGTCCCGGTTGTTGCCATGATCTCACGGCTCGACGACCAGAAGGGATTCGATATCCTTGAATCCTCGGTGGGGAAACTCATGAATTTCAACATCCGGCTCGTGATACTCGGCACGGGAACGAAAGACCATCAGGAAACGATGATACGGCTTACCGAGCGGTATCCCCGTCACATCCATATTGCGCTGATGTTCGACAACAGCCTTGCGCACCTCATATATGCCGGAGCGGATGCGTTTCTCATGCCGAGCAGATACGAGCCGTGCGGGCTCGGACAGCTTATCGCCATGCGGTACGGTACCCTGCCGGTGGTGCGCGCGACTGGAGGTCTCGCCGACACGGTCATCGATGAGGACAGGTATCCGGGCAGCGGTACCGGCTTTTCGTTCGGAAATTACTCTTCCGACGCGCTCGTCGACGCGGTATCGAGAGCGGTGCGCATGTTCCGCTCCCCGGGACGCCAGCGGTGGCAGGAGACGGTAAAGCGGGCGATGACCGCCGATTTTTCCTGGAAAAAATCCGCCGTTTCTTATCAGACTCTCTATGAACGCATCCGAAACTCTCGGTGCTGA